One Malania oleifera isolate guangnan ecotype guangnan chromosome 9, ASM2987363v1, whole genome shotgun sequence DNA segment encodes these proteins:
- the LOC131164689 gene encoding cocosin 1-like: MENIRDKMEKKKKKGCELGAEMGEIMFEGEGGSYYTWSTSKLLPLLSEAKVGAGRLVLAPRGFALPHYADSSKLGYVIQGSCGRAGMVFPNAPQEVVFDLKEGVVIPVPSGVVSWWYNPADSDSDLVILFLGETSKSHRPGDFTYFLETGAHGILRGFSPKLISQACQITQREEQAIVNAQTGTLIVKLGEEKAVGMPQPSTDDVASLTTHKMTYDIDSAAADVQVKRAGQLTAVTEAKFPVLGEVGLSLSHERICSGAMSAPVNAADGAVRVSYVVGGSGRVEMVGVDGERVMDAEVEAGQLWVVPRFFTVSKVAGDDGMETVTMATTPQPVYGELVGPTSLWNALSPGTLRASLDTTPELEELFMTKMRKSTVLIPPNN; this comes from the exons ATGGAGAATATCCGAGATAagatggagaagaagaagaagaagggatgCGAGTTGGGGGCTGAGATGGGAGAAATAATGTTTGAGGGAGAAGGGGGATCCTATTACACCTGGTCAACCTCTAAACTACTTCCCCTGCTGAGTGAAGCCAAGGTGGGTGCCGGAAGGCTGGTGCTGGCGCCTCGTGGGTTCGCCCTTCCCCACTATGCCGACTCCTCCAAACTTGGCTACGTTATTCAAG GTAGCTGCGGGAGGGCTGGAATGGTATTCCCTAATGCACCACAAGAGGTGGTCTTCGACCTCAAGGAAGGAGTCGTCATACCAGTGCCCTCCGGCGTAGTCTCCTGGTGGTACAACCCCGCCGACAGCGACTCTGATCTGGTCATCCTGTTTCTGGGTGAAACCTCCAAATCTCACCGTCCCGGAGACTTCACCTACTTCCTAGAAACCGGCGCTCACGGCATCTTACGCGGTTTCTCCCCGAAATTAATCAGCCAAGCTTGTCAAATCACACAGCGCGAAGAACAAGCCATCGTCAATGCCCAAACTGGCACTCTAATCGTCAAGCTCGGAGAAGAAAAAGCCGTTGGCATGCCTCAGCCGAGCACCGACGACGTCGCCTCCCTGACAACACACAAAATGACTTATGACATTGACAGTGCGGCGGCGGACGTCCAGGTCAAGAGAGCCGGGCAGCTTACAGCGGTGACGGAGGCCAAGTTTCCGGTGCTCGGAGAGGTAGGATTGAGCCTGAGTCATGAAAGGATCTGCTCAGGGGCCATGAGCGCGCCGGTTAATGCAGCGGATGGGGCGGTGCGAGTGAGTTATGTGGTGGGAGGGAGCGGTCGGGTTGAGATGGTGGGCGTTGACGGTGAGCGCGTCATGGACGCAGAAGTGGAGGCTGGTCAACTGTGGGTGGTGCCCAGATTCTTTACGGTCTCCAAAGTTGCCGGCGATGATGGAATGGAGACTGTCACCATGGCAACAACTCCCCA GCCTGTTTATGGGGAATTGGTAGGGCCAACATCGTTGTGGAATGCTTTATCTCCAGGAACCCTGCGAGCCTCCCTTGATACAACTCCAGAGTTGGAAGAGCTTTTCATGACGAAGATGAGGAAGAGCACTGTTCTCATCCCTCCAAATAATTAA